The following are encoded together in the bacterium genome:
- a CDS encoding TlyA family RNA methyltransferase has translation MSDPPRPRAGARPRLDAELVSRGIAETRGKARGLILAGRVHVNGVVCTKCGTPVREGAEVGLLPASRPFASRGGGKLSGALDDFGVDPTGRVTLDVGASTGGFTDCLLRRGASRVYAVDVGERLLDDRLRRDPRVVSLEKVNFRHAAGDLLPEKATLAVVDVSFISLRHILPVLPRFLAPGAEALPLVKPQFEVGKGRVGKGGVVRDDALRREAVDGIAAFARETGYEVLGEAESRVLGPKGNREVFLHLRWGG, from the coding sequence TTGTCTGATCCGCCGCGCCCTCGCGCCGGCGCGCGTCCGCGGCTCGACGCCGAGCTTGTCTCGCGGGGGATCGCGGAGACCCGCGGAAAGGCCCGGGGGCTGATCCTCGCCGGAAGGGTCCACGTCAACGGGGTCGTGTGCACGAAATGCGGCACGCCCGTGAGGGAGGGCGCGGAGGTCGGGCTCCTGCCGGCATCGCGCCCGTTCGCTTCGCGGGGTGGCGGGAAGCTCTCCGGCGCGCTCGACGATTTCGGGGTCGACCCGACGGGGCGTGTGACCCTCGACGTGGGCGCGTCGACCGGAGGTTTCACCGACTGCCTGCTCCGGCGGGGCGCCTCCCGCGTCTACGCGGTCGACGTCGGGGAGCGCCTGCTCGACGACCGGTTGCGGCGCGACCCGCGCGTCGTCTCCCTCGAAAAGGTGAACTTCCGCCACGCCGCCGGGGACCTGCTGCCGGAAAAGGCGACGCTCGCGGTCGTCGACGTCTCCTTCATCTCCCTTCGGCACATCCTCCCGGTGCTCCCGCGCTTCCTCGCCCCCGGCGCGGAGGCGCTTCCCCTCGTGAAGCCGCAGTTCGAGGTGGGGAAGGGCCGCGTCGGCAAGGGGGGCGTCGTCCGGGACGACGCGCTGCGGCGGGAGGCGGTGGACGGGATCGCGGCGTTCGCCCGTGAAACGGGGTACGAAGTCCTCGGCGAGGCGGAGAGCCGCGTCCTCGGCCCGAAGGGGAACCGCGAGGTGTTCCTGCACCTGCGGTGGGGGGGCTGA
- the dxs gene encoding 1-deoxy-D-xylulose-5-phosphate synthase: MRSPAELKKIPREKLPGVAAELRETIVRNVARTGGHLASSLGVVELTIALHYVFDCPRDRIVWDVGHQCYAHKILTGRRDVFPTLRTFGGISGFPRISESPCDAFGTGHSGTSISAALGMAVARDLRKEKNRVVAVIGDGSLSSGLALEGLNQAGHQKRDLVVILNDNEWSISQNVGALSGYLNRMMTGKLYTSFRKRVETLLKSMPHGAFLARIAKKSEELTKGFIVPGLLFEELGYTYIGPIPGHDLESLIGTLQNLENIEGPVLVHVVTAKGKGYAPAEANPEFFHGVGTFDPETGTGIGKGSAPSYTDVFSDAIVELARENPKVVAITAAMCGGTGLTKFREAFPDRFFDVGIAEAHAVTFAAGLAREGKIPVVAIYSTFLQRAFDQIIHDVCLQKLPVVFAVDRGGLVGADGATHQGLFDLSFLRQIPEMSLMAPRDESELVRMLRAAVGAGRPVAIRYPRGSGTGAAIPSGDEAIPWGKGELLEDGKDVLLVGIGSTVVLCLHAAQELRNQGISAAVVDARFVKPLDADLLLPLVRRIGRVVTVEENLLAGGFGSAVMELLEEHGEHVQRFSRIGVRDRFVEHGSPAQLREACGLTSAHIVSEALRICHEGKSLIPSILDGIRSRLEKIV; encoded by the coding sequence ATCCGGTCTCCGGCGGAGCTGAAAAAAATCCCGCGGGAGAAGCTTCCGGGCGTCGCCGCGGAACTGCGGGAGACGATCGTCCGCAACGTCGCGCGCACCGGGGGGCACCTCGCCTCGAGCCTCGGCGTGGTGGAGCTCACGATCGCCCTCCATTACGTGTTCGACTGCCCGCGGGACCGGATCGTATGGGACGTCGGGCACCAGTGCTACGCCCACAAGATCCTCACGGGGAGGCGGGACGTTTTCCCGACGCTGCGGACGTTCGGGGGGATCTCCGGATTTCCGCGCATCTCCGAGAGCCCCTGCGACGCCTTCGGCACGGGGCACTCCGGCACGTCGATCTCCGCCGCCCTCGGAATGGCGGTCGCCCGGGACCTTCGGAAGGAGAAGAACCGCGTCGTCGCCGTCATCGGGGACGGCTCCCTCTCTTCCGGGCTCGCCCTCGAGGGGCTGAACCAGGCGGGCCACCAGAAACGCGATCTCGTCGTCATCCTCAACGACAACGAGTGGTCGATCTCCCAGAACGTCGGCGCCCTTTCCGGGTACCTCAACCGGATGATGACCGGAAAGCTGTACACCTCGTTCCGGAAGCGGGTCGAGACGCTCCTGAAATCGATGCCTCACGGCGCGTTCCTGGCGCGGATCGCGAAGAAGTCCGAGGAGCTGACGAAGGGGTTCATCGTCCCCGGCCTCCTGTTCGAGGAACTCGGCTACACCTACATCGGCCCGATCCCGGGACACGACCTCGAGTCGCTCATCGGGACGCTGCAGAACCTCGAGAACATCGAGGGACCCGTGCTCGTCCACGTGGTCACGGCCAAGGGAAAGGGGTATGCGCCGGCGGAGGCGAACCCGGAATTTTTCCACGGGGTGGGTACCTTCGACCCGGAGACCGGGACGGGGATCGGAAAGGGGTCGGCGCCGTCCTACACGGACGTCTTTTCCGACGCGATCGTCGAGCTCGCGAGGGAAAACCCGAAGGTGGTCGCCATCACCGCGGCGATGTGCGGCGGGACGGGTCTGACGAAATTCCGGGAGGCGTTTCCCGACCGGTTCTTCGACGTGGGGATCGCCGAAGCCCACGCGGTCACCTTCGCCGCCGGGCTTGCCCGCGAAGGAAAGATCCCCGTCGTCGCGATCTACTCGACCTTCCTGCAGCGCGCCTTCGACCAGATCATCCACGACGTCTGCCTCCAGAAGCTCCCGGTGGTGTTCGCCGTCGACCGGGGCGGTCTCGTGGGCGCGGACGGGGCCACGCACCAGGGGCTGTTCGACCTGTCGTTCCTCCGGCAGATCCCCGAAATGTCCCTCATGGCCCCTCGCGACGAGTCGGAGCTGGTCCGGATGCTGCGGGCGGCGGTGGGCGCCGGCCGTCCCGTGGCGATCCGCTATCCGCGGGGTTCCGGGACGGGGGCGGCGATCCCCTCCGGAGACGAGGCGATTCCCTGGGGGAAGGGCGAGCTCCTGGAGGACGGAAAGGACGTCCTCCTCGTTGGGATCGGATCCACCGTCGTCTTGTGCCTGCACGCGGCGCAGGAGCTGCGGAACCAGGGTATTTCCGCGGCGGTGGTCGACGCCCGGTTCGTAAAACCGCTCGACGCCGACCTCCTCCTGCCGCTGGTCCGCAGGATCGGGCGGGTCGTCACCGTGGAGGAGAACCTCCTCGCCGGCGGGTTCGGCAGCGCGGTGATGGAGCTTCTCGAGGAGCACGGCGAGCATGTCCAACGATTCAGCCGGATCGGCGTCCGCGACCGGTTCGTCGAGCACGGCTCCCCCGCGCAGCTGCGCGAAGCGTGCGGCTTGACGTCCGCGCACATCGTTTCCGAGGCGTTGCGGATCTGCCACGAAGGGAAGTCCCTGATCCCCTCGATCCTCGACGGCATCCGGTCCCGCCTCGAGAAGATTGTCTGA
- a CDS encoding polyprenyl synthetase family protein: MEYSLMAGGKRVRPVLLLSAGLAVGGEAGDLLPFACAVEYIHTYSLIHDDLPAMDDDDFRRGKPTSHKVFGEGTAILAGDALLTDAFRVMAQSPLAQSDPGRAVRAIADLARAAGGGGMVGGQQMDLSAAPGSSEAAEVDEIELRKTAALLAACARTGAFLGGGTPAQVDALGEYGTRLGLLFQVTDDILDETGSFEEMGKGIAKDRARGKWTYPVAHGMPAAIERASELERAALAAVSAFGAEADPLRELVGMVRNRRH; encoded by the coding sequence ATGGAGTACTCCCTGATGGCGGGGGGAAAGCGCGTGCGGCCGGTTCTGCTCCTGTCCGCCGGGCTGGCGGTGGGCGGGGAGGCAGGCGACCTGCTGCCGTTCGCCTGCGCGGTCGAGTACATCCACACGTACTCGCTGATCCACGACGACCTGCCGGCGATGGACGACGACGACTTCCGCCGGGGGAAGCCGACCTCCCACAAGGTGTTCGGCGAGGGAACCGCGATCCTGGCGGGCGACGCGCTGCTGACGGACGCGTTCCGGGTGATGGCGCAGTCCCCCTTGGCGCAGTCAGACCCGGGAAGGGCGGTGCGGGCGATCGCCGATCTCGCGCGGGCGGCCGGCGGCGGCGGGATGGTGGGCGGCCAGCAGATGGACCTGTCCGCCGCGCCCGGGAGCTCCGAGGCGGCCGAGGTCGACGAGATCGAGCTGCGGAAGACCGCGGCGCTCCTCGCCGCCTGCGCGCGAACGGGGGCGTTCCTCGGCGGAGGTACGCCGGCCCAGGTCGACGCGCTGGGGGAGTACGGAACGCGGTTGGGTCTCCTCTTCCAGGTCACCGACGACATCCTCGACGAGACGGGGAGCTTCGAGGAGATGGGAAAGGGGATCGCCAAGGATCGGGCGCGCGGGAAGTGGACCTACCCGGTGGCCCACGGGATGCCGGCCGCGATCGAGCGCGCCTCGGAGCTCGAGCGGGCGGCGCTCGCCGCGGTTTCCGCGTTCGGGGCGGAAGCCGACCCGCTCCGGGAACTCGTCGGCATGGTGCGGAACAGGAGGCACTGA
- the xseB gene encoding exodeoxyribonuclease VII small subunit, with product MAGKGKEPSFEEALKGLEAVVERLESGEPPLEESIRLFEEGMRLSETCRKRLDEADRKIELLLRKPGGVSRESADEDDIPGKEE from the coding sequence ATGGCGGGGAAAGGGAAGGAGCCTTCCTTCGAGGAGGCGTTGAAGGGGCTCGAAGCCGTCGTGGAACGGCTCGAGTCGGGAGAGCCTCCCCTCGAGGAGTCGATCCGCCTGTTCGAGGAGGGGATGCGTCTCTCCGAGACGTGCCGAAAGCGCCTCGACGAGGCCGACCGGAAGATCGAGCTCCTCCTGCGGAAGCCGGGGGGCGTCTCCCGGGAGTCCGCCGACGAGGATGATATCCCAGGGAAGGAAGAGTGA
- a CDS encoding M23 family metallopeptidase, translating to MRRIFAGVLIGLIAGVPALAAQDGAISISVSTRTPALGDPVVVEVAAGGPIDNLVLRWKGAAWPMREVAPGRYEGLIGVDLDDPEGPAPVAADGFLDGARVRAEAKVTISPRKFAVQELTLPRGMAEFDNATLVRIRTEAAALSRRFSRVTPPRWRTPFLSPVEEYRPANFGARRVINGHPRMPHSGVDLRLPAGTPVRAIADGRIAFAGEQFFGGRSVVIDHGGGVFSVYYHLEEYSVAEGQEASRGDRIGAVGATGRATGPHLHFGVRVPGGRVDPTRLLALPGR from the coding sequence TTGCGCCGCATATTTGCAGGCGTTCTCATCGGGTTGATCGCCGGCGTGCCCGCGCTCGCCGCGCAGGACGGGGCGATATCGATCTCCGTTTCGACCCGCACCCCGGCGTTGGGCGATCCCGTGGTCGTCGAGGTTGCGGCGGGCGGACCCATCGACAACCTGGTCCTCCGGTGGAAGGGGGCGGCCTGGCCGATGCGGGAGGTCGCACCGGGACGATACGAGGGGTTGATCGGGGTGGATCTCGACGACCCGGAGGGACCGGCACCGGTGGCCGCGGACGGGTTCCTCGACGGCGCGCGGGTCCGTGCGGAGGCGAAGGTGACGATCTCCCCGCGGAAGTTCGCCGTGCAGGAACTGACCCTTCCGAGGGGGATGGCGGAATTCGACAACGCCACGCTGGTCCGGATCAGGACGGAGGCGGCGGCCCTTTCCCGGAGGTTCTCCCGGGTGACCCCCCCGCGCTGGCGGACCCCGTTCCTTTCGCCGGTGGAGGAGTACCGTCCGGCGAACTTCGGCGCACGCAGGGTGATCAACGGGCATCCCCGGATGCCGCACTCCGGCGTGGACCTCCGCCTGCCCGCGGGGACGCCGGTCCGGGCGATCGCCGACGGCCGGATCGCCTTCGCGGGCGAGCAGTTCTTCGGCGGGCGATCGGTGGTGATCGACCACGGCGGCGGGGTCTTCAGCGTCTACTATCATCTGGAGGAATACTCCGTCGCGGAGGGGCAGGAAGCCTCCCGGGGGGACCGGATCGGTGCGGTGGGGGCCACGGGACGGGCGACCGGGCCGCACCTTCATTTCGGCGTGCGGGTTCCGGGCGGGCGCGTCGACCCCACGCGCCTGTTGGCCCTTCCGGGCCGATGA
- the xseA gene encoding exodeoxyribonuclease VII large subunit, which translates to MEPDLFAASSSGDVLSVTELTGRIKRLLESTFRTVRVEGEVSNYKRYEASGHRYFSLKDEGAQVRVVLFRGNERNIYGEIRDGQTVIVTGSLGVFEKKGEYQIYARSAEVRGAGNLLLELERRKRRLAGEGLFDAARKRPLPPFPRRLGIVTSLHGAVLRDMVRVARSRFPGVAIVLAPSPVQGEGAAAEIAAALDAMYSFGGADVILVGRGGGSIEDLWAFNEEVVVRAIVRSPVPVVSAVGHETDFTLADLAADHRAPTPTAAAQMAVPDRVELLDRVAALFLRARRADLRSRETARQEWRIAAGKLSDPRPLLQGKRYAVDALSSSLSERVRSVSREGRETVERLSAAVRIHSPAAWVSGRRGELAVLLGRARTEANARNRRFRSGVDVLRGKLASLNPTAVLTRGYAIALDRATGKAVRSVSEARPGRALDIRVSDGVFGASVEKKKT; encoded by the coding sequence GTGGAACCGGATCTTTTCGCGGCATCGTCCTCCGGGGACGTTCTTTCCGTCACCGAGCTGACGGGGAGGATCAAGCGGCTCCTCGAGTCGACCTTCCGGACCGTGCGGGTCGAGGGGGAGGTGTCGAACTACAAGCGGTACGAGGCGTCCGGCCACCGGTATTTCTCCCTGAAGGACGAGGGGGCGCAGGTCCGCGTCGTCCTGTTCCGCGGGAACGAGCGGAACATCTACGGGGAGATCCGCGACGGGCAGACGGTGATCGTCACCGGTTCCCTCGGCGTGTTCGAGAAGAAGGGCGAGTACCAGATCTACGCCCGCTCCGCCGAGGTGCGGGGCGCCGGGAACCTTCTCCTGGAACTTGAGCGGCGGAAGCGCCGCCTCGCCGGGGAGGGGCTCTTCGACGCCGCGCGCAAGCGTCCGCTTCCCCCGTTCCCGCGGCGGCTCGGGATCGTGACGTCGCTGCACGGCGCCGTCCTGCGCGACATGGTTCGGGTGGCGCGCTCCCGATTTCCGGGGGTGGCGATCGTCCTCGCCCCGTCGCCGGTCCAGGGGGAAGGCGCGGCGGCGGAGATCGCGGCGGCGCTGGACGCCATGTACTCCTTCGGCGGCGCCGACGTCATCCTCGTCGGGCGTGGAGGCGGCTCCATCGAGGACCTGTGGGCGTTCAACGAGGAGGTGGTCGTGCGGGCCATCGTCCGTTCCCCCGTTCCGGTCGTCAGCGCGGTCGGGCACGAGACCGACTTCACGCTGGCTGATCTTGCCGCGGACCACCGCGCTCCGACCCCAACCGCCGCCGCGCAGATGGCCGTCCCCGACCGGGTAGAGCTCCTCGACCGGGTCGCCGCCCTCTTCCTGCGGGCGCGCAGGGCCGATCTCCGTTCGCGGGAAACGGCCCGGCAGGAGTGGCGGATCGCCGCGGGGAAACTGTCGGACCCGCGTCCCCTCCTTCAGGGGAAGCGATACGCCGTCGACGCCCTGTCGTCCTCGCTCTCGGAACGTGTTCGCTCCGTGTCCCGGGAAGGACGGGAAACCGTCGAACGCCTCTCCGCCGCCGTGCGGATCCACTCCCCCGCGGCGTGGGTTTCCGGGAGGCGCGGGGAGCTCGCGGTCCTTCTCGGCCGGGCACGCACCGAAGCGAACGCCCGGAACCGCCGCTTCCGATCCGGCGTCGATGTCCTTCGCGGCAAGCTGGCGTCCCTCAATCCGACCGCCGTGCTCACGCGGGGGTACGCGATCGCGCTGGACCGGGCCACAGGGAAGGCGGTCCGGTCCGTATCGGAGGCGCGTCCCGGCCGGGCGCTGGATATCCGGGTATCCGACGGCGTATTCGGAGCGAGTGTGGAAAAGAAGAAAACGTGA
- a CDS encoding divergent polysaccharide deacetylase family protein, translating into MPGRSAGGKGIGRKRWGWAALMAGAFLAGLLLVGLVLIRAPEAERPMADNLAGAPAPVPEPSAPSDNAAAGPAPVPRLAIVVDGLGYDPVRDAEWLDFPERISVSVLPHGPSSESFAGSARSHGFGVILHVPMEPEGGVADRTEPYLLRRGMPPEEIASRFDRMAAGVPQANGASNHMGSAFTSNPAAMTAFAQALKGKGFFFVDSATSAGSVALAAMERAGVPAIRRDVTLDDDGSPEKIGRQWTAVLAIAKERGQAVLLCHARRETRIALLELLPQLRTEGIRLVTVEDLLAPPPGTARGH; encoded by the coding sequence ATGCCGGGGAGATCCGCCGGGGGAAAGGGCATCGGAAGGAAGCGGTGGGGATGGGCGGCCCTGATGGCCGGGGCGTTCCTCGCCGGCCTGCTGCTGGTGGGCCTCGTTCTGATCCGGGCGCCCGAGGCGGAGAGACCGATGGCGGATAACCTCGCCGGAGCCCCCGCCCCGGTCCCAGAACCCTCCGCTCCGTCGGACAACGCCGCCGCGGGACCGGCTCCGGTCCCGCGGCTGGCGATCGTCGTCGACGGCCTGGGGTACGACCCGGTGCGGGATGCCGAGTGGCTCGACTTCCCCGAGCGGATCTCCGTCTCCGTTTTGCCGCACGGCCCCTCCTCGGAATCGTTCGCCGGTTCCGCCCGATCCCACGGCTTCGGCGTGATCCTCCACGTCCCGATGGAGCCGGAAGGCGGCGTCGCCGACCGGACGGAGCCGTACCTCCTTCGCCGGGGAATGCCGCCGGAGGAGATCGCGAGCCGGTTCGACCGGATGGCCGCCGGCGTCCCCCAGGCGAACGGGGCGAGCAACCACATGGGGTCGGCGTTCACCTCCAACCCCGCGGCGATGACCGCCTTCGCCCAGGCGCTCAAGGGGAAGGGGTTCTTCTTCGTCGACAGCGCGACATCGGCGGGCAGCGTCGCCTTGGCGGCCATGGAGCGGGCGGGCGTCCCGGCGATCCGGCGCGACGTCACCCTCGACGACGACGGCAGCCCCGAGAAGATAGGGCGTCAATGGACCGCCGTCCTCGCCATCGCGAAGGAGCGGGGCCAGGCGGTTCTCCTGTGCCACGCCCGCCGGGAGACGCGCATTGCCCTCCTCGAACTGCTCCCGCAGCTGCGCACGGAAGGGATCCGCCTCGTGACCGTCGAAGATCTCCTGGCACCCCCCCCAGGGACGGCGCGGGGGCATTGA
- a CDS encoding S41 family peptidase yields the protein MEPTEAAPRKTVRRKWLGTILIVAVFVGGFVVGDLTASRNSALANVAYSQLKLFGDVLSIIQSSYVEEVNVDNLVRGAVNGMVQTLDPHSSYLTPEMLKQVEVETKGTFGGLGIEIGMKDGILTVIAPIEDTPAARAGLLAGDKIVKIENESTKNMNVMDAVKRLRGEPGSKVTITVARESLPEPKAYTITRDIIKIKSVKSRPMGDGIGYIRLAQFQQDSHQEVNRALQEFLKEKGGLKGLILDLRNNPGGLLDQAVRIADEFIESGLVVYTDGRVEAQKTKYAAHKEGTYTGFPIVVLVNAGSASASEIVAGALQDHGRAIIIGQRTFGKASVQTILPLEDGSALRLTTARYYTPSGRSIQAKGIDPDIVVSDGKEPPDGHVKILREKDIERHLKGDGEEAPAVAPAPQEGKKEDRNGVKKESPPEPEVRKEDAKDPQLDRAVELLKGWEIFKTRFIDRKKAS from the coding sequence ATGGAGCCGACAGAAGCCGCACCCCGCAAGACGGTGCGCAGGAAGTGGCTGGGGACCATCCTGATCGTCGCGGTGTTTGTCGGAGGATTCGTGGTGGGGGACCTCACGGCCTCCCGTAACTCCGCGCTGGCGAACGTCGCCTACAGCCAGCTGAAGCTCTTCGGCGATGTCCTGTCGATCATCCAGAGCAGCTACGTCGAGGAGGTGAACGTCGACAACCTCGTCCGGGGGGCCGTGAACGGGATGGTACAGACGCTCGATCCGCACAGCTCCTACCTCACGCCGGAGATGTTGAAGCAGGTCGAGGTCGAGACGAAGGGAACGTTCGGGGGGCTGGGGATCGAGATCGGGATGAAGGACGGCATCCTCACGGTGATCGCGCCCATCGAGGACACCCCCGCGGCCCGGGCGGGCCTGCTCGCCGGGGACAAGATCGTGAAGATCGAGAACGAGTCGACCAAGAACATGAACGTGATGGACGCGGTGAAGCGGCTCCGCGGCGAGCCGGGGAGCAAGGTGACGATCACGGTGGCGCGGGAATCGCTTCCGGAGCCGAAGGCCTACACCATCACGCGCGATATCATCAAGATCAAGAGCGTCAAGTCCAGGCCGATGGGAGACGGGATCGGATACATCCGGCTGGCGCAGTTCCAGCAGGACTCCCACCAGGAGGTCAACCGCGCCCTGCAGGAGTTCCTGAAGGAGAAGGGGGGGCTGAAGGGGCTCATCCTCGACCTGCGGAACAACCCGGGCGGGCTGCTCGACCAGGCGGTCCGCATCGCGGACGAGTTCATCGAGTCGGGGCTCGTCGTCTACACCGACGGGCGGGTCGAGGCCCAGAAGACGAAGTACGCCGCCCACAAGGAGGGAACGTACACCGGGTTCCCGATCGTCGTCCTGGTGAACGCCGGGTCCGCCTCCGCCTCCGAGATCGTCGCCGGGGCGCTTCAGGATCACGGCCGGGCGATCATCATCGGCCAGCGCACCTTCGGCAAGGCGTCGGTCCAGACGATCCTTCCTCTGGAGGACGGCTCCGCGCTCCGGCTGACGACGGCGCGGTACTACACCCCCAGCGGGCGGTCGATCCAGGCGAAGGGGATCGACCCCGACATCGTCGTCTCGGACGGCAAAGAGCCGCCCGACGGGCACGTGAAGATCCTCCGCGAGAAGGACATCGAGCGGCATCTGAAGGGGGACGGCGAGGAGGCCCCTGCGGTCGCTCCCGCCCCGCAGGAAGGGAAGAAGGAAGACCGGAACGGCGTGAAGAAGGAATCCCCGCCGGAGCCGGAGGTCCGCAAAGAGGACGCGAAGGATCCGCAACTGGACCGCGCCGTCGAGCTGCTGAAGGGGTGGGAGATCTTCAAGACCCGCTTCATCGACCGGAAAAAGGCGTCCTGA
- a CDS encoding peptidoglycan DD-metalloendopeptidase family protein, whose translation MTQARIRRIVFALLSAVVLLALLLPSGAPAARDIAAELRKERGRLIEMKNREEKTVRELTDALRNEKRSKGRVDALRDRLKRQKSLLSRIDRKVSVLSERLEQAEKAVRELKAAHGQAQSDLQRAEVAAFAALRAGTGDPWRPSVRERERHFMRVYLVAEAEGIDRISRARERKTEELTGLERQVAVTEKKRSREKKEGDSLLSRQEEERRRLAGIERAKERKQKELKSLRAKIARMESVVSRVERQVKEQERRARRRAAGGAAGAPDGAPRRFASLSGGLSAPLAGKVVTRFGRQRDTTFDVTIENRGVEIEAPSGASVKSVGQGEVAFAGAVSGFGNVLIVQHGGGLFSVYGRLETFLVKHGEAVKKGTVVGRLPGSPTGKSVLYLELRAGGTAIDPTSVIPLGR comes from the coding sequence GCTCTCGGCGGTGGTGTTGCTCGCGCTCCTCCTCCCTTCGGGGGCTCCGGCGGCGCGGGACATCGCCGCCGAACTTCGCAAGGAGAGAGGACGGCTCATCGAGATGAAGAATCGGGAGGAGAAGACGGTCCGGGAACTGACCGATGCGCTCCGGAACGAGAAACGTTCGAAAGGGCGCGTCGACGCACTTCGGGATCGGCTGAAGCGGCAGAAAAGCCTGCTCTCCCGCATCGACCGGAAGGTCTCGGTCTTGAGCGAGCGGCTGGAACAGGCGGAGAAGGCGGTGCGGGAACTCAAGGCGGCACACGGACAAGCACAGTCCGACCTGCAGCGTGCGGAGGTGGCCGCGTTCGCCGCACTACGGGCCGGTACGGGGGATCCCTGGCGCCCGTCCGTCCGCGAACGGGAGCGGCACTTCATGCGCGTCTACCTCGTGGCGGAAGCGGAGGGCATCGACCGGATCTCCCGGGCACGGGAGAGGAAGACGGAGGAGCTCACCGGACTCGAGCGGCAGGTCGCCGTCACCGAGAAGAAGAGGAGCAGGGAGAAGAAGGAGGGCGATTCGCTTCTCTCCCGGCAGGAGGAGGAGCGGAGGCGGCTCGCCGGCATCGAGCGGGCGAAGGAGCGCAAGCAGAAGGAGCTGAAATCGCTTCGCGCGAAGATCGCCCGCATGGAGTCCGTCGTTTCCCGGGTCGAGCGGCAGGTGAAGGAGCAGGAGCGACGCGCGCGAAGGCGGGCGGCGGGGGGAGCGGCCGGGGCGCCCGACGGGGCCCCGAGACGGTTTGCGTCCTTGTCGGGAGGCCTATCGGCGCCGCTGGCGGGGAAGGTGGTGACGCGCTTCGGACGCCAGCGCGATACGACCTTCGACGTGACGATCGAGAACCGCGGAGTGGAGATCGAGGCTCCTTCGGGGGCGTCCGTGAAGTCGGTCGGGCAGGGGGAGGTCGCGTTCGCCGGCGCGGTCTCCGGGTTCGGGAACGTCCTGATCGTGCAGCACGGCGGCGGGCTTTTTTCCGTGTACGGCCGCCTGGAAACGTTCCTCGTGAAGCACGGGGAGGCCGTGAAAAAAGGGACCGTCGTGGGGCGGCTTCCGGGATCGCCGACCGGAAAATCGGTGCTATACTTGGAACTGCGGGCGGGGGGCACCGCCATCGATCCAACCTCCGTTATTCCACTCGGGAGATAA